From the genome of Leptolyngbya sp. 'hensonii':
AATGGCTGTTTATTAGAACCGGTTCGGAAGTTTTGAAACCCCCTTGAGTGAGGATCGTGCATGTTTCGCCCGCTTGCCAAGCACCGCATTTTTAAGATCTTCAAGAAATTGGGTCCGTGGTCGGTTCCAGTCCTATCCCTCCCCCTACTTTTACCCCTGGTCCTGGCTGAGTCAATGTCCCAGCCTTTACAGCCCGTTGGCAAGTCGCTCAAGGCTTTAAGTGCTAGTGTTCTGACCGAGTGGATGGCGGTCCCTCAGTTCGCCCCAACCCTGTTCACCCTGAATGGTCAGATTCTGGCGGCGAATTCCGCGCTCCCTCAGCAAGGGCGCAAGATCGGGCAGGAGGGGCAGGTAGGATCTGCTGTGGCTCGACAGTCAGGACAATCTCAAAAGCAGATGAATGCTCAGCGATCGGTCCAGCCTACCCCAGTTGTTCGTCAGGCTGTTGCACCGGTTGGCCCAACCCTGGAATTGCAGGTCAAGGTCGCTGAAGGGGCCGTTCTGCCAGTTAGTACTTCTACGAAGGGGATTGTGGTCGATGATTCAGGCCGGGTGCTGCGTGGGATGCAGGCGATGCAACCGGTATATGCCCAACCGGGTTCTCAAGGCATAAATCTGAACTCCTGGGACGCTCCAACCTCGATCTGGATTGAAGCTAGCGAAGGGGGCTTTGTCTTTGTCGGAGAACATTGGTATCGGGGGCGGGTCCGGTTGGTCCTGATTCAGGATAGTATCGTGGCGGTTAATCACGTTGATCTGGAAGATTACCTCCCCAGTGTGGTAGGCAGCGAAATGTACCACGATTGGTCTATAGAGGCCCTGAAGGCTCAGGCGGTAGCGGCCCGATCCTACGCACTGGTTCACTATATTCGGCCAGCAGGAACCTACTATCAGATTGGTTCAGATGAATATTTTCAGGTTTACAAAGGGCTGGACAGTGAGGCCCCCTCAACTCGTGAGGCTGTCCTGCAAACAACGGGTCAGGTGCTCAGCTATCGGGGCGGTGTGGTTGAATCCCTGTATGCCGCTTCGGATGATCTGGTGCTGGAAGCTCACAAAGGTGTTGGGATGAGTCAGGAAGGAGCCCAAAAACTGGCTTCTCAGGGATATAGCTACCTCCAGATCCTGGGAAATTACTATCCAGGGACAACGCTGGCCCAACTGAAACCTTATCAGCCATAGACCTCTCCTGGCCTCTAGTTGAAATTGGTATTACCGGGCTGAGCGCTTGGCTAGCCAGTAAAAGCACAAGATGCCCAATAAACTGGCAGCTAGGTCAGTCAAACTAAAGGTGCGCTGGGGAGACAGCGCCTGAATGGTTTCGTCAGAGGTTGCGAACAATCCTACTAACAGAGGACCCAGAGGCAGGGAAAGGGAAAAGAGTCTGACCCGGCGATGGTTGAGGGCCTGATGGATGAAATAGGAGGCTAGACCCAGAAGAACAAAATGGCCGATCGTGTCGTAGAACGGAATTTGGGCCAATTGGGTTGGTAGAATTCCCAAGTAAGCGAAGGCACAAATGCCCAACAGCAGGCCACAATAGGCGATGCAGGTTATTACCCACCCATAACTTGCTAAACCATCGTGGCCAGAATTTAACCGCTTCATGTCCAATCTCCTACGCTGACTCGATCCCATAGGACAGGGTCATTACCCTCTGTAAAACAGGATCGGAGTCAGTGATTCCCGATGGCAGCGGAGTCAGTCAGTTAAAATCGGATACCTACGCCTCCCTGAAGAGCGACAGCTCCGCCACCACTCTTGTAGGCATCGATCGCATAAATGGCATTCCCGAAAATGACAAAGTCACTTCCTGGTAGAACAATGTCAATCCCAGGTTGGATGACGAAGGTGCTCCGGTTGCCTACAGGAGAGGGAGAGCCTCCATCAGAGAAGGAATAACCAGCTCCGATGTAAACATCCGTTTGCCAGTTTAAGGGGATGTCGTAAGAAACGGTGGGAATGATAGCTGTGGTGCCACTAAAGAACATGCCCTGCACCCGAGCTGATAGGGGAAGTTCCAGAAACTTGTAGCGAGCGGCAACCACGGCGGCGATCTGACGCCCTTCGTGGATGGCTCCTCCCTGGGTTACCCCAAAGGATGGCCCTACACCGATATAGCTGCCATAGGCGGGTTGGGCGGATGCAGAGAGCTGCACTGTAGCTGTGGACCCAATGGACAGGAAGACGCCCACTAGAATATTCTGACCAACCTGAAAGACTCGATGGTTGAAACTTTTCATATGCTTGCTCCTCATACCCAAAAACAGACCCCTGTTAGTAGATTTAATCGGGCAATAAAATTGGCATAACCCGTCATAAACAGGCATCAAAGTT
Proteins encoded in this window:
- a CDS encoding VanZ family protein; amino-acid sequence: MKRLNSGHDGLASYGWVITCIAYCGLLLGICAFAYLGILPTQLAQIPFYDTIGHFVLLGLASYFIHQALNHRRVRLFSLSLPLGPLLVGLFATSDETIQALSPQRTFSLTDLAASLLGILCFYWLAKRSAR
- a CDS encoding SpoIID/LytB domain-containing protein — translated: MFRPLAKHRIFKIFKKLGPWSVPVLSLPLLLPLVLAESMSQPLQPVGKSLKALSASVLTEWMAVPQFAPTLFTLNGQILAANSALPQQGRKIGQEGQVGSAVARQSGQSQKQMNAQRSVQPTPVVRQAVAPVGPTLELQVKVAEGAVLPVSTSTKGIVVDDSGRVLRGMQAMQPVYAQPGSQGINLNSWDAPTSIWIEASEGGFVFVGEHWYRGRVRLVLIQDSIVAVNHVDLEDYLPSVVGSEMYHDWSIEALKAQAVAARSYALVHYIRPAGTYYQIGSDEYFQVYKGLDSEAPSTREAVLQTTGQVLSYRGGVVESLYAASDDLVLEAHKGVGMSQEGAQKLASQGYSYLQILGNYYPGTTLAQLKPYQP